One genomic window of Paeniglutamicibacter sp. Y32M11 includes the following:
- a CDS encoding aromatic acid/H+ symport family MFS transporter: MTTINIRDFIAEARFNRFHAGMLFWSCFIITFDMYDLIVYGSVLPVLMKEWSMDPIQAGAIGSYGIFGMMVGAILFGILADKLGRKRVLMASVILFSLASALCGIAPGPLEFSILRFLGGLGIGGILPCLIAMLTDYAPKGRANTFIAVLMCFFSVGGILAAFVSMLLLPSLGWHAVYFVAALPLLLLPFMHKYFLDSPAVLLGKGRISELRTALAKVNPAGELRGNVEFTGLQDREAGSPVRALFTHRRALGTIMIWVAFFMCLLMINGVSIWLPKLMVTAGYALNSSLTFMIVLNVGAIAGTLLLGKLSDKWGVKKVLVPMFVISAISLTLLGYGNNMAILLVLVFITGACTMGAQNISYSFVSQYYPSFMRSTAIGLASGVGRLGAIVGPTFGGVLLTMNLPVQMNFLFFAIPGLFAALAFTFVPLASRARGAQERDNGPEAFAANSASRAT; encoded by the coding sequence ATGACAACGATCAATATCAGGGACTTCATCGCCGAGGCACGGTTCAACCGATTCCACGCCGGCATGTTGTTCTGGTCCTGCTTCATCATCACCTTCGACATGTACGACCTCATCGTTTACGGCTCCGTCCTGCCGGTGCTGATGAAGGAATGGTCGATGGATCCGATCCAGGCCGGAGCCATCGGCAGTTACGGCATCTTCGGGATGATGGTCGGCGCGATTCTCTTTGGGATTCTCGCCGACAAGTTGGGGCGCAAGCGTGTACTCATGGCCAGCGTCATCCTCTTCTCACTCGCCTCGGCGCTGTGCGGCATCGCCCCCGGACCACTGGAGTTCTCAATCCTGCGCTTCCTGGGCGGCCTGGGCATCGGAGGCATCCTGCCGTGCCTGATCGCCATGCTCACCGACTACGCACCCAAAGGCCGGGCCAACACCTTCATCGCCGTGCTCATGTGCTTCTTTTCCGTGGGCGGCATCCTCGCGGCCTTCGTGTCGATGCTGTTGCTTCCGAGTCTCGGCTGGCACGCTGTCTACTTCGTTGCGGCTCTTCCTCTGCTGTTGTTGCCGTTTATGCACAAGTACTTCCTAGATTCCCCCGCCGTGCTTCTGGGCAAGGGCCGGATCAGCGAACTCCGCACTGCCCTGGCCAAGGTCAACCCGGCGGGCGAGCTGCGGGGAAATGTCGAATTCACCGGCTTGCAGGACCGCGAAGCTGGCAGCCCCGTGCGCGCGCTATTCACCCACCGGCGCGCACTGGGGACCATCATGATCTGGGTCGCGTTTTTCATGTGCCTGCTGATGATCAACGGGGTCTCGATCTGGCTGCCCAAGTTGATGGTCACCGCGGGGTACGCCCTAAATTCATCGCTGACCTTCATGATCGTGCTGAACGTGGGTGCCATCGCCGGCACCCTGTTGCTGGGCAAGCTCTCCGACAAATGGGGCGTCAAGAAGGTCCTGGTCCCGATGTTTGTCATCTCCGCCATCTCGCTGACGCTGCTGGGCTACGGCAACAACATGGCCATTTTGCTGGTCTTGGTATTCATCACCGGTGCTTGCACCATGGGGGCGCAGAACATTTCCTACTCGTTCGTTTCGCAGTACTACCCGTCCTTCATGCGATCAACCGCTATCGGCTTGGCTTCGGGCGTCGGGCGGCTCGGTGCCATTGTCGGCCCGACCTTCGGCGGTGTCCTGTTGACCATGAACCTACCGGTGCAGATGAACTTCCTCTTCTTCGCCATCCCGGGCCTCTTTGCCGCGTTGGCCTTCACGTTTGTTCCGCTTGCCTCCAGGGCACGCGGGGCGCAGGAGCGCGACAACGGCCCGGAAGCATTTGCCGCTAATTCCGCGTCGAGAGCCACATAG
- a CDS encoding MBL fold metallo-hydrolase: MVTEQLETGTGSGRRTFLAGSIGALGALTLAGCVPAAGIEASAGPATVTRADSAEPSGTPLAAESAAVTTRTRVVLLGTAGGPAIVENSRCGISTAVLYGDRVYLVDLGHASHNRMIDAGLASETPGAGSFARVRGIFFTHLHSDHTVEWPAVYATGAQNVVGRTWEDPIRVFGPGDRGTLPRLNPPGRKAPEVFGPESPTPGIVGTTALLRQAFAADFNDRMRDSNFGNPDATFEIQDIDLDGVWDIDPDGVPPRLDKPLEIWQDGDVKITATLVDHHPTAPAFAYRFDTPDGSVVVSGDTNVSANLIDLARGCDVLVHEVIDPAYVDRVAANLPEEAREPLKKHLLESHTTIEQVGRDVAEKAGAKTLVLSHLVPGNNPVESWQRAQEGYSGKLIVGTDLRQVPVG; the protein is encoded by the coding sequence ATGGTCACAGAACAACTAGAGACCGGCACCGGTAGCGGTCGCCGTACATTTCTGGCGGGCAGCATTGGAGCGCTGGGTGCACTCACGCTCGCAGGCTGCGTACCCGCCGCCGGGATCGAAGCATCCGCTGGCCCGGCGACGGTGACTCGTGCCGATTCCGCGGAGCCGTCGGGAACTCCCCTGGCCGCCGAATCGGCGGCGGTGACGACCCGTACCCGAGTGGTGCTGCTCGGCACCGCTGGCGGCCCGGCGATTGTGGAAAATTCGCGCTGCGGAATCAGCACGGCGGTGCTCTACGGCGACCGCGTGTATCTGGTGGATCTGGGCCATGCCTCCCATAACCGCATGATCGATGCGGGCCTAGCCTCCGAAACCCCGGGCGCGGGGTCATTCGCACGTGTCCGCGGGATCTTCTTCACCCACCTGCACAGCGACCACACCGTCGAGTGGCCCGCGGTGTATGCCACGGGCGCACAAAACGTGGTCGGCCGGACGTGGGAGGATCCAATCCGGGTCTTCGGCCCGGGCGATCGCGGAACCCTGCCCCGCCTGAACCCACCCGGTCGGAAGGCACCGGAGGTGTTTGGCCCTGAATCGCCCACTCCGGGCATTGTAGGCACCACCGCGCTGCTTCGGCAGGCCTTCGCTGCGGACTTCAACGACCGCATGCGCGATAGCAACTTCGGCAACCCCGATGCCACTTTCGAAATCCAGGACATCGATCTGGACGGCGTCTGGGATATTGATCCGGACGGCGTGCCGCCTCGTCTGGACAAGCCCCTCGAGATCTGGCAGGACGGCGACGTCAAGATCACGGCCACCCTGGTTGACCACCACCCCACTGCGCCGGCGTTTGCTTATCGCTTCGACACCCCCGATGGATCGGTGGTGGTATCGGGCGACACCAATGTCAGCGCGAACCTCATTGACCTCGCGAGGGGTTGCGACGTGCTGGTCCATGAGGTCATCGACCCGGCCTATGTGGATCGGGTTGCCGCAAACCTTCCGGAAGAGGCCAGGGAGCCGTTGAAGAAGCACCTGCTCGAATCGCACACCACCATTGAGCAGGTCGGGCGGGACGTCGCCGAGAAGGCGGGTGCCAAAACCCTGGTGCTCTCGCACCTGGTGCCCGGCAACAATCCGGTCGAATCCTGGCAGCGCGCCCAGGAGGGATACTCCGGGAAACTGATCGTGGGAACAGACCTGAGACAGGTCCCGGTCGGATAG
- a CDS encoding HD domain-containing protein — protein sequence MTETIAGIRIPDSKMAKDATDLLRGAATELVYDHSRRVFIFGSLRGQEQGLQYDPELLYVGAMFHDLGLTDKYRRTDQRFEIDAADEARRFLSEYGITGEAADKVWSGIALHTTPEIPLHMAPEIALVTRGVELDVLGIGYDAISDEQRNAVVAAHPRPDFKNQILAAFANGLKDRPDTTFGNVKADVLAHFVPGFQRGDFLEVIQGSAWAE from the coding sequence ATGACCGAGACCATTGCAGGCATCCGGATCCCAGACAGCAAGATGGCCAAGGACGCCACCGACCTGCTCCGCGGGGCGGCGACCGAACTCGTCTATGACCACTCCCGCAGGGTATTCATCTTCGGTTCACTGCGCGGCCAGGAGCAGGGGCTTCAATACGATCCCGAGCTGCTGTACGTCGGGGCCATGTTCCATGACCTCGGACTCACGGACAAGTACCGCCGAACCGACCAGCGCTTCGAGATTGACGCCGCCGACGAGGCTCGTCGCTTCCTGAGTGAATACGGCATCACCGGCGAGGCTGCGGACAAGGTCTGGTCGGGCATCGCGCTGCACACCACCCCGGAAATCCCGCTGCACATGGCACCGGAAATCGCGTTGGTGACCCGCGGCGTCGAGCTCGACGTGCTGGGCATCGGCTACGACGCGATCAGCGACGAGCAGCGCAATGCCGTTGTGGCGGCGCACCCGCGCCCGGATTTCAAGAACCAGATCTTGGCCGCGTTTGCCAACGGCCTCAAGGACCGCCCCGACACGACCTTTGGCAACGTGAAGGCCGACGTGCTGGCCCACTTCGTCCCGGGGTTCCAGCGTGGCGACTTCTTGGAGGTCATCCAGGGATCCGCCTGGGCCGAATAG
- a CDS encoding GlxA family transcriptional regulator, protein MRIGLLVFDGMTMLDASGPAEVFNLADPTRQHYEVVYVSPAGGPVVSSSGLELSRTLAAATVGDIDTLLVVGGPSLPDDGLPPKLLEAVKDLTAGARRVASVCTGAFVLAELGYLDGRRATTHWRHARTLAARYPLIKVEEDVIHVRDGRYLTSAGISAGIDLALAMVEDDLGVQTARETARELVMFMQRPGGQTQFSTALSTPPVQNGLLRALMDSVLADPADAHTVASMAAAAGVSVRHLNRMFRAEAGTTPARWIERVRVDAARSLILDGHRMTLVAQLSGFGSDETLRRAFARQLDTTPTSFRDRFTTTRKDSGVTGD, encoded by the coding sequence ATGCGAATTGGATTGCTGGTCTTCGACGGCATGACCATGCTTGATGCCAGTGGGCCAGCAGAGGTGTTCAACCTCGCCGACCCCACACGGCAGCACTACGAGGTTGTTTATGTCTCCCCCGCAGGTGGGCCGGTGGTGTCATCCTCGGGGCTCGAACTCTCGCGGACGCTCGCCGCCGCCACTGTCGGAGACATAGACACGTTACTGGTGGTCGGAGGGCCATCCCTGCCGGATGACGGGTTGCCTCCGAAGCTTTTAGAAGCCGTCAAAGATCTAACCGCCGGCGCGCGGCGGGTCGCATCGGTATGCACCGGGGCATTTGTTTTGGCGGAGCTGGGCTACCTCGATGGGCGGCGGGCCACCACTCATTGGCGCCACGCGCGCACCCTGGCGGCACGGTATCCGCTCATCAAGGTCGAAGAAGACGTCATCCATGTCCGCGATGGCCGCTATCTAACCTCCGCGGGCATCAGCGCGGGCATTGATTTGGCTCTCGCCATGGTCGAAGATGACCTCGGCGTCCAGACAGCGCGGGAAACTGCCCGCGAACTGGTGATGTTCATGCAACGACCCGGAGGCCAAACCCAGTTCTCGACGGCACTAAGCACCCCTCCAGTACAGAACGGTCTGTTGCGGGCTCTCATGGATTCGGTCTTGGCCGATCCCGCCGACGCGCACACCGTGGCCTCGATGGCGGCGGCCGCCGGGGTGAGCGTGCGCCATCTGAACCGGATGTTCAGAGCTGAAGCAGGAACGACGCCGGCTCGCTGGATCGAACGGGTGCGCGTCGATGCGGCACGATCGCTCATCCTCGACGGCCACCGAATGACGCTCGTGGCGCAGCTCAGCGGATTCGGCAGCGACGAGACGCTCCGACGGGCGTTCGCCCGCCAACTCGACACCACACCGACCAGCTTCCGCGACCGCTTTACCACGACCCGAAAAGATAGCGGAGTCACCGGCGATTAG
- a CDS encoding MBL fold metallo-hydrolase has product MSQVVNVHPLVSPWGRFGLYSFFIDAPEPAIIDTGISSSPAEGMVEELKKLGRNIEDVRWILLTHGHIDHMGGAVALWELTGRRAKVVIHEKDAPLLRSRAAHLDQYIDVRAQYLKEPNGVADQKKAANIVISGEMEPSILVSGGEIISLGGDVTVSVHHIPGHTEGSVAYVVDGQNSVFVGDAVQIHGAANGFPGYEDPAAYRTSLEYLRDEVRPNHLYLGHPYKGADGVAYDVELDAVGAQKALQEAIDIEARVAAAAHKALEAGLTESDSAYSPFESVAREIGYTGDPTLEPSPFFTTLDGYRRAAKAAN; this is encoded by the coding sequence ATGAGCCAAGTAGTTAACGTCCACCCACTGGTATCTCCTTGGGGCCGTTTTGGTCTCTACAGCTTTTTTATCGATGCTCCCGAACCGGCCATCATTGACACCGGGATCTCTTCCTCGCCCGCCGAGGGCATGGTGGAAGAGCTCAAGAAACTCGGGCGGAACATCGAAGACGTTCGGTGGATCCTGCTGACCCACGGGCATATCGACCACATGGGTGGCGCCGTTGCCCTCTGGGAGCTCACCGGCCGACGCGCCAAGGTCGTGATCCACGAGAAGGATGCTCCCTTGCTGCGTTCGCGGGCCGCCCATCTGGATCAATACATTGATGTGCGGGCGCAGTACCTCAAGGAACCGAATGGTGTTGCTGATCAGAAAAAGGCCGCCAACATCGTGATTTCCGGAGAGATGGAGCCAAGCATCCTGGTGAGCGGCGGCGAAATCATTTCTCTTGGCGGAGATGTCACCGTCTCGGTGCACCACATTCCCGGGCATACCGAGGGCTCCGTTGCCTACGTGGTGGACGGGCAGAATTCGGTCTTTGTGGGAGATGCGGTGCAGATCCATGGGGCGGCCAATGGTTTCCCAGGCTATGAGGACCCGGCGGCCTACCGCACATCATTGGAGTACCTGCGCGATGAGGTGCGCCCCAATCACCTATACCTTGGCCACCCGTACAAGGGCGCCGATGGCGTCGCCTACGACGTCGAACTGGATGCCGTGGGTGCCCAGAAGGCGCTGCAGGAAGCCATCGATATTGAGGCCCGGGTTGCCGCCGCAGCACACAAGGCATTGGAAGCTGGCCTGACGGAATCCGACTCGGCCTATTCGCCGTTCGAGTCCGTAGCCCGAGAAATCGGTTACACCGGGGATCCGACGCTGGAGCCATCTCCCTTCTTCACCACGCTGGATGGCTACCGTCGGGCGGCGAAAGCGGCCAACTGA
- a CDS encoding CocE/NonD family hydrolase, whose amino-acid sequence MTDFTTFNAGGHPISIRKDLRVPMRDGVILAADAYEGSEQKPRPALVALSPYGKELQALALTTPPQRRPSPMWDGCIEAGDIARIVKEDYVHVIGDLRGSGDSEGEHIGNYNAGGVSLGQDAYDFIEWVAAQPWCDGNVGMVGISYFGSMQVLAAAERPPSLKAIFVSGGHYDFYETTYHGGVMWFMPRAAREGRGGDSGWAFTDGVKSRMVEKYSKEELKELVAKRLQDPDVAAWPNLVHVLNYPKNHEAWFDIVMNELDGEWYEERNPINLAKNIDIPVYLQLDQGRGWTLDGTIELFDTLTGPKKLDIGPYPPMQSRPFIEEHEKMFRWYDYWLKGINNGVMDEPAVSVFVEGSRETITADSWPPKDIEYTNLYLRPRHKLSTEPETMGVEYAAPDGFYQAPLTVTDKVEIITWETPVFEEACEMMGTGAAHIFAEIDAVDTNFILRMWDYAPNGKRQLITTGYLKASHNELDERTTEGNPFHPHTRSVPVTPGKIEEYVLRLYPFANTFMPGHKLVAELSNAEPLSDEHNSLLPPDAFHLPVGRPVTHKIYRDAAHQSRLVLPFTTSKAAHATSN is encoded by the coding sequence ATGACCGATTTCACGACGTTTAATGCAGGCGGCCACCCGATCTCCATTCGCAAGGACCTGCGCGTTCCGATGCGCGACGGCGTCATCCTTGCCGCGGATGCCTATGAGGGAAGTGAACAAAAGCCCCGTCCCGCCCTAGTGGCCCTTAGCCCCTACGGCAAGGAACTCCAGGCCTTGGCCCTGACCACTCCGCCGCAGCGCCGTCCCTCCCCCATGTGGGACGGTTGCATCGAAGCCGGCGACATCGCCCGCATCGTGAAAGAAGACTACGTCCACGTCATCGGGGATCTGCGCGGTTCGGGCGACTCGGAGGGCGAACACATCGGCAACTACAACGCCGGCGGCGTTTCCTTGGGTCAGGACGCCTATGACTTCATCGAATGGGTCGCCGCCCAACCTTGGTGCGATGGCAACGTCGGCATGGTTGGCATTTCCTACTTCGGCTCCATGCAGGTGCTAGCAGCGGCCGAGCGTCCACCAAGCCTCAAGGCCATCTTCGTCTCCGGTGGCCACTACGACTTCTACGAAACCACCTATCACGGCGGTGTCATGTGGTTCATGCCGCGCGCCGCCCGCGAAGGTCGCGGAGGAGACTCCGGCTGGGCCTTCACCGATGGTGTCAAGTCCCGCATGGTCGAGAAGTACTCCAAGGAAGAACTCAAGGAACTTGTCGCCAAGCGCCTGCAGGACCCGGATGTTGCCGCCTGGCCCAACCTGGTCCATGTGCTGAACTACCCGAAGAACCACGAGGCCTGGTTCGACATCGTGATGAACGAGCTTGACGGCGAATGGTACGAGGAACGCAACCCGATTAACCTTGCCAAGAATATCGACATCCCGGTCTACCTGCAGTTGGATCAGGGCCGCGGCTGGACCCTCGATGGCACCATCGAACTCTTCGATACACTCACCGGCCCCAAGAAATTGGACATTGGCCCCTACCCGCCGATGCAGTCACGTCCCTTCATCGAGGAACACGAGAAAATGTTCCGCTGGTACGACTACTGGCTCAAGGGCATCAACAATGGCGTGATGGACGAGCCGGCCGTGAGTGTCTTCGTCGAGGGATCGCGCGAAACGATCACCGCGGATTCCTGGCCGCCGAAGGATATCGAATACACGAACCTCTACCTGCGCCCGCGCCACAAGCTCTCCACCGAGCCCGAAACCATGGGTGTTGAATATGCAGCCCCGGACGGCTTCTACCAGGCACCGCTGACCGTGACGGACAAGGTCGAAATCATCACGTGGGAGACCCCGGTCTTCGAGGAAGCCTGCGAGATGATGGGCACCGGAGCCGCACACATCTTTGCGGAGATCGATGCGGTGGACACCAACTTCATCCTGCGCATGTGGGACTACGCCCCGAATGGCAAGCGCCAGCTGATCACCACCGGTTATCTCAAGGCCTCGCACAACGAGCTCGACGAGCGCACCACCGAGGGCAACCCGTTCCACCCGCACACCCGCTCGGTGCCCGTCACCCCGGGAAAGATCGAAGAATACGTGCTTCGCCTCTACCCGTTCGCCAATACGTTTATGCCCGGCCACAAGCTGGTGGCGGAGCTTTCCAACGCCGAGCCGCTGAGCGATGAGCACAACTCGCTATTGCCGCCGGATGCCTTCCACCTGCCGGTGGGTCGTCCGGTCACGCACAAGATTTACCGCGACGCCGCGCACCAGTCCCGCCTCGTATTGCCATTCACCACGAGCAAGGCGGCTCACGCCACCTCGAACTAG
- a CDS encoding GNAT family N-acetyltransferase, producing MAESAPNTQWQTHPVTPDRFEDFADVINPTRRDTHCWCLSHRLGVKDIEDLGGGSRKTAMRSLCERENPPGVITYRDGVAVGWCSIGPRAEIPRLAASKLIRPVDEVPVWSIICVVVRSGHRRQGVTAHLLEGAVDYAASRGAPAVEAHPVDLDGRMDTTMAFVGTRAMFEQAGFRIIGTTGAMASRMPRLIMRRDL from the coding sequence ATGGCCGAGAGCGCACCGAACACCCAGTGGCAGACTCATCCGGTCACTCCCGACCGGTTCGAAGATTTCGCCGACGTCATCAATCCGACCCGGCGGGATACCCACTGCTGGTGCCTGTCGCATCGCCTGGGCGTCAAGGACATCGAGGATCTCGGCGGGGGCAGCCGCAAGACCGCGATGCGCAGTCTCTGCGAACGGGAGAACCCTCCGGGGGTGATCACCTATCGCGACGGGGTAGCCGTCGGCTGGTGCAGCATCGGTCCTCGCGCGGAGATCCCGCGGCTGGCCGCCTCCAAGCTCATCCGTCCCGTGGACGAGGTCCCGGTGTGGAGCATCATCTGCGTGGTGGTGCGTAGCGGGCACCGCCGGCAGGGGGTTACTGCTCATCTACTCGAGGGCGCCGTGGACTACGCCGCATCCCGGGGCGCACCGGCCGTGGAGGCCCACCCGGTGGATCTCGACGGACGCATGGACACCACCATGGCGTTCGTCGGCACCCGCGCGATGTTCGAGCAGGCCGGGTTCCGGATCATCGGTACCACCGGCGCGATGGCCAGCAGGATGCCACGGTTGATCATGCGCCGCGACCTTTGA
- a CDS encoding dioxygenase: protein MTTAADRPPVLFLSHGAPPLADDATWTAELAAWSETMEKPKDILMISAHWENAPVSLSATRQKQELVYDFWGFPQHYYDVRYDAPMAPELADEVARLTGNHGHHVERDETRGLDHGAYVPLKEMFPDADVPVVQMSMPTLDPQGLFALGQSLAPLRDRGTMIIGSGFTTHNLRWFNPAGGPDSTPPAASSEFDQWAEEALGRGDVDSILDFLHKAPAAREAHPRSEHWAPLYVALGAAYASGGIEAKTAIDGFWFGLSKRSWSLT, encoded by the coding sequence ATGACTACTGCAGCCGACCGTCCACCGGTACTCTTTCTCTCCCATGGCGCACCACCGCTTGCCGATGATGCCACCTGGACCGCCGAGTTGGCGGCGTGGTCCGAGACCATGGAAAAGCCCAAAGACATCCTGATGATCTCCGCTCACTGGGAAAATGCTCCCGTGTCGCTCAGTGCCACGCGCCAGAAACAAGAACTGGTTTATGACTTCTGGGGCTTCCCGCAGCACTACTACGACGTGCGCTACGACGCTCCGATGGCGCCGGAATTGGCAGACGAAGTTGCCCGTCTGACCGGAAACCACGGACATCACGTCGAGCGCGATGAGACCCGCGGTCTGGACCACGGAGCCTACGTCCCGCTGAAGGAAATGTTCCCCGACGCCGACGTCCCGGTGGTGCAGATGTCGATGCCCACGCTGGATCCGCAAGGTCTCTTTGCCTTGGGTCAGTCGCTGGCCCCGCTGCGTGATCGCGGCACCATGATTATCGGCTCCGGCTTCACCACGCACAACCTGCGCTGGTTCAACCCGGCAGGTGGCCCCGATTCCACCCCACCGGCCGCCTCCAGCGAATTTGACCAGTGGGCCGAAGAAGCACTGGGTCGTGGAGACGTGGATTCCATTCTCGACTTCCTGCATAAGGCGCCGGCCGCTCGCGAGGCGCACCCGCGCTCCGAGCACTGGGCACCGCTTTATGTCGCCCTTGGTGCTGCCTATGCGTCGGGTGGTATTGAGGCCAAGACCGCCATCGACGGTTTCTGGTTCGGGCTCTCCAAGCGCTCCTGGTCGCTCACCTAA
- a CDS encoding MFS transporter codes for MSHDSEAGIPAATRSHPPQQASSAKRSIRGTLVAASLTVMVAQIANALPGALNGEFQSTFNTVGSQLTWITASFMVLVVVFELTFGLLGDKFGHRKLVLGGAALVAVGSVVCALAPTVQLMWVGSAINGLGAGAIFPASLALVAAVSRNMGERIRGIAIWAGFLSAGSALSPLLGGVMAGLGSWRNAYVVVAIVSLMALALTALLAREAHSERSRSVDIWGQITFAIGLILVLFGLVQGPEAGWSAGYVLGSLVVGAVLLAVFVAIELKVESPLLDLRLFAIRQFTVSSIVAVVGMFAFLGACFTTSMWLGPVQHQNPMFLGLLFLLLQGPAFVLIPVISRLQARFGSRWLMTFGFMAMGAGALIASGFDVLERDVTAFIVPCLLVGLGFAFTLSPMTAIAVNSVPRQLTGMASATTNLLRDLGFALGPVLVGAVALSAAGSRLMVSLQTSDLSPDQLGPAMGIAEAGGPIALNSLPAGVPGAAGSEYALVALGAGFAQAYLVVAIAALVAAALSYFGLRGATEPDMDAALPESH; via the coding sequence ATGAGTCATGATTCGGAAGCCGGTATTCCGGCGGCTACCCGGTCCCACCCGCCGCAGCAGGCGTCTTCGGCCAAGCGATCGATCCGCGGCACCTTGGTCGCGGCCTCGCTGACGGTGATGGTTGCCCAGATCGCCAACGCCCTGCCGGGTGCGCTGAATGGCGAATTCCAAAGCACGTTTAACACCGTGGGCTCCCAGCTGACCTGGATTACCGCGTCCTTCATGGTGCTGGTTGTCGTCTTTGAGCTGACCTTTGGACTGCTGGGCGATAAGTTTGGTCACCGTAAGTTGGTGCTCGGCGGAGCCGCGCTCGTGGCAGTTGGTTCCGTGGTGTGCGCACTGGCACCCACCGTCCAGCTCATGTGGGTCGGTTCGGCCATCAACGGGCTCGGTGCCGGAGCGATTTTCCCGGCCTCGCTGGCCCTAGTTGCCGCCGTGTCACGCAATATGGGTGAACGCATCCGCGGTATTGCCATCTGGGCGGGCTTCCTCTCCGCCGGTTCGGCACTCTCTCCGCTGCTTGGAGGGGTGATGGCCGGGCTCGGCTCCTGGCGCAACGCCTATGTTGTCGTCGCCATCGTGTCGCTGATGGCGTTGGCACTCACCGCGCTCTTGGCGCGAGAGGCGCACTCCGAGCGCTCTCGATCCGTGGATATCTGGGGCCAGATTACGTTCGCGATTGGTCTAATCCTGGTGCTCTTTGGCCTGGTCCAGGGGCCGGAGGCCGGGTGGAGCGCCGGCTATGTGCTTGGTTCACTGGTCGTCGGCGCCGTGTTGCTCGCGGTGTTTGTGGCTATCGAGCTGAAGGTGGAATCCCCGCTGCTTGACCTGCGTCTCTTTGCCATTCGCCAGTTCACCGTCTCCTCAATCGTCGCGGTGGTGGGCATGTTCGCCTTCCTCGGCGCGTGCTTCACCACCAGCATGTGGCTCGGTCCGGTGCAGCACCAGAACCCGATGTTCCTCGGGCTACTCTTCCTACTGTTGCAGGGCCCTGCCTTTGTCTTGATCCCGGTCATCTCCCGCCTGCAGGCGCGGTTCGGCTCCCGCTGGCTGATGACCTTCGGTTTCATGGCCATGGGTGCCGGCGCACTGATTGCCTCGGGCTTCGACGTCTTGGAGCGTGACGTCACTGCCTTCATTGTGCCCTGCCTGCTGGTTGGTCTGGGTTTCGCCTTCACGCTGAGCCCGATGACCGCCATTGCGGTGAACTCGGTGCCGCGCCAGTTGACCGGCATGGCCTCGGCCACCACCAACCTGCTGCGCGACCTCGGGTTTGCCCTGGGGCCGGTGCTGGTCGGCGCAGTGGCACTCAGTGCCGCCGGAAGTCGTCTGATGGTTTCCCTGCAGACCTCGGACCTGTCCCCGGACCAACTCGGACCCGCTATGGGAATCGCTGAGGCCGGCGGCCCGATCGCTCTGAATTCACTGCCCGCCGGCGTCCCTGGAGCCGCGGGGAGCGAGTATGCGCTGGTGGCCCTGGGCGCCGGATTTGCGCAGGCCTATCTGGTGGTGGCGATTGCAGCACTGGTCGCTGCCGCGCTGAGTTACTTTGGGCTGAGGGGCGCTACGGAACCGGACATGGACGCCGCGCTGCCCGAATCCCACTAG
- a CDS encoding TetR/AcrR family transcriptional regulator, with product MATLREAQKQMTRRRLLEEGLAAFAEQGYSATTIDDIATRVGATRATFYLHFGSKAELVRALVERTNEMLTSIDNPSLTEVVASGDRAVLKTWLGRKFDQWVDIKDYVIVSHQAAAVESDIQDSIDSWFDDAIGSMQAGLDRAGRFEEDSRRIRCTLAFGELEFLSVRWFRRGWVVDRDIALETMTGSWYHLLCNEGSGS from the coding sequence ATGGCCACATTGAGGGAAGCGCAGAAGCAAATGACTCGCCGGCGGTTGCTGGAGGAGGGGTTAGCGGCGTTTGCCGAACAAGGATACTCCGCCACCACAATCGATGACATCGCCACCCGGGTCGGTGCCACCCGGGCGACCTTTTACCTACATTTCGGCTCCAAGGCCGAGCTGGTACGTGCGTTGGTCGAGCGCACCAACGAGATGCTGACCAGTATCGACAACCCTTCGTTGACAGAGGTGGTGGCCTCGGGTGACCGTGCGGTGCTGAAGACCTGGCTCGGGCGCAAGTTCGACCAGTGGGTCGACATTAAGGACTACGTCATCGTCTCCCACCAGGCCGCGGCGGTGGAATCAGACATCCAGGACTCCATTGATTCGTGGTTCGACGATGCCATCGGGAGCATGCAGGCCGGACTGGACCGGGCCGGCCGCTTCGAGGAGGACAGTCGGCGCATTCGCTGCACGCTCGCCTTCGGCGAACTGGAATTCCTCTCCGTTCGCTGGTTCCGCCGAGGTTGGGTCGTGGACCGCGACATCGCACTGGAAACCATGACTGGCTCTTGGTATCACCTGCTCTGCAATGAGGGTTCCGGCTCCTAA